A single genomic interval of Anopheles darlingi chromosome X, idAnoDarlMG_H_01, whole genome shotgun sequence harbors:
- the LOC125947852 gene encoding brahma-associated protein of 60 kDa-like produces the protein MAQRFMSAGACNPQQQQRYGAGGIGVPGPSNAAVMRPYGPAPGAFGGRGGYMPQPPMGHGSHLGPQSHHQRPMHGGYLGGGIGSGAGGAGMRSSPMSGGSSGGKRGGDRNAAHQKHSGEYQAKRRRKLADKILPQKVRDLVPESQAYMDLLAFERKLDATITRKRLDIQEALKRPMKQKRKLRIFISNTFYPGREDRADGEHGCHGVPVGAGGAPGDPSSVASWELRVEGRLLEEGKSEAGKTKRKFSSFFKSLVIELDKELYGPDNHLVEWHRTHQTQETDGFQVKRPGDRNVRCTILLLLDYQPLQFKLDPRLARLLGVHTQTRPVIISALWQYIKTHRLQDAHEREYIVCDKYLEQIFGCPRMKFAEIPQRLSPLLHPPDPIVINHVIAVEAGAAQDGGTGNKQTACYDIDVEVDDSLKQQMSNFLMSTASQQEIQTLDSKIHDTVETINTLKTNREFYLSFAKEPHTFTHRWIVSQTRDLKAMTDVVGNPEEERRAEFYYQPWTQEAVSRYFFTKVNQKRAELEQSLGIRNS, from the exons ATGGCACAGCGGTTTATGTCTGCGGGTGCTTGTAaccctcaacaacaacagcggtacggtgctggtggcatcgGTGTACCGGGTCCTTCGAATGCAGCCGTAATGCGGCCATACGGACCGGCGCCCGGAGCGTTTGGG GGCAGAGGAGGGTACATgccacaaccaccgatgggtCACGGTTCGCATCTGGGTCCACAATCGCACCATCAGCGTCCGATGCACGGTGGCTACCTCGGTGGTGGCATCGGCAGTGGGGCCGGTGGTGCAGGTATGCGTAGCTCGCCAATGTCGGGAGGTTCCAGCGGTGGTAAACGGGGGGGCGATCGTAATGCGGCACACCAGAAGCA TAGCGGCGAGTACCAGGCGAAGCGCAGGCGAAAGCTGGCGGACAAGATTTTGCCGCAGAAGGTGCGCGATCTGGTGCCGGAATCGCAGGCGTACATGGATCTGCTAGCGTTTGAGCGAAAGCTGGACGCGACGATTACGCGCAAGCGGCTGGACATCCAGGAGGCGCTGAAGCGCCCGATGAAGCAGAAGCGCAAGCTGCGCATTTTCATATCGAACACGTTCTATCCTGGGCGCGAGGACCGGGCGGATGGGGAGCATGGATGCCACGGTGTGCCGGTCGGAGCTGGTGGTGCCCCCGGTGATCCCAGTTCGGTTGCTTCGTGGGAGCTCCGGGTCGAGGGCCGTCTGCTCGAGGAGGGTAAATCGGAGGCGGGCAAGACGAAGCGCAAGTTCAGCAGCTTTTTCAAGTCGCTCGTGATCGAGCTGGACAAGGAGCTGTACGGACCGGACAACCATCTGGTCGAGTGGCACCGGACCCACCAGACCCAGGAGACCGATGGTTTCCAGGTGAAACGGCCAGGCGACCGGAATGTACGGTGtaccattctgctgctgctggattatCAACCGCTGCAGTTCAAGCTCGATCCGCGGCTGGCCCGGCTGCTTGGCGTGCACACGCAAACCCGGCCCGTCATCATCTCCGCACTGTGGCAGTACATCAAGACGCACCGGCTGCAGGATGCGCACGAGCGCGAATACATCGTGTGCGACAAGTACCTGGAGCAGATCTTTGGCTGCCCCCGCATGAAGTTCGCCGAGATACCGCAGCGGCTCAGCCCACTGCTACACCCGCCCGATCCGATCGTGATCAACCACGTGATTGCGGTGGAGGCGGGTGCAGCGCAGGACGGTGGCACCGGCAACAAGCAGACCGCCTGCTACGATATCGATGTCGAGGTGGACGACAGTCTCAAGCAGCAGATGAGCAACTTCCTGATGagcaccgccagccagcaggagaTCCAGACGCTCGACAGCAAGATCCACGACACGGTCGAGACGATCAACACGCTCAAGACGAATCGGGAGTTCTATCTCAGCTTCGCCAAGGAGCCGCACACGTTCACACACCGCTGGATCGTGTCGCAGACGCGCGACCTCAAGGCGATGACCGACGTGGTGGGTAacccggaggaggagaggcGTGCCGAGTTCTACTATCAGCCGTGGACGCAGGAGGCCGTGTCGCGCTACTTCTTCACCAAGGTCAACCAGAAGCGGGCCGAGCTGGAGCAATCGCTCGGCATTCGGAACTCCTGA
- the LOC125947845 gene encoding uncharacterized protein LOC125947845, whose translation MGDFMNMSLDDIIKQGKKDRKPTPGTAAGLTKTVRKNGGARRFGTAGPSSENNGADWLNKKPKPVADARNKIIQKKRSKIVDARDKLIEKARTGGDARLRLNRKGLVRGADAGVVAGSAPHSRNGVHKGIPHGYRRHHHHHQLETVGLPHPPSSSISRGRLMVDPYGVSVAELDPMELDDDGGLAHGGNRRVVTTSPLKRTVLNDSFSMPISMPPPPNFRTGRQPSPPPSASGANWMNDPFECYEPIRRPNLQAAAGLPLPPSQSVRSLAHAHPPYEPSAVRPRSSLRTTTITRRPSSPGLAGVGGLPFDFQPPEMLSSAMRARLQRAPNPNESMGIFAKMPPEEPIEQYKPATYVPSSSYRMHTPASASPPRAGTNEYRIIVSNLHSTVTQQDIQELFEDIGDLQESRLVRPGVAEVVYRTLRDAEQAVDAYHNRQLDGQPMTCLLVHPRSSGKPTASAMKYSSGTTQALAVPMAGRAVSTMSSVATISPSKSNSATSNNIGGSSASGGGGTGSTSKPDRAMEIDIDALHSVLFRRNY comes from the exons ATGGGAGACTTTATGAACATGAGCCTCGATGATATCATCAAGCAGGGGAAAAAGGATCGCAAACCAACTCCCGGTACCGCCGCTGGTCTCACGAAGACGGTACGCAAGAATGGTGGCGCACGGCGCTTCGGTACCGCCGGACCCTCCTCGGAGAACAATGGTGCGGATTGGCTGAACAAGAAGCCGAAACCGGTGGCCGATGCACGGAATAAGATCATACAGAAGAAGCGCTCGAAGATAGTGGACGCGCGCGACAAGCTGATCGAGAAGGCCCGTACCGGGGGCGATGCGCGCCTGCGTTTGAACCGCAAAGGGTTGGTCCGAGGTGCCGATGCTGGTGTCGTAGCTGGTTCCGCGCCGCACAGCCGGAACGGAGTGCACAAAGGCATCCCACATGGGtatcgtcgccaccaccaccaccaccagctggagACGGTTGGTCTCCCCCATCCGCCATCATCCAGCATTAGCCGGGGCCGGCTGATGGTGGACCCGTACGGTGTATCGGTGGCCGAACTGGATCCGATGGAGCtagacgatgatggtgggttGGCGCACGGTGGTAACCGCCGGGTGGTGACGACTTCGCCACTCAAGCGTACCGTTTTGAATGATAGCTTCAGCATGCCCATCTcgatgccaccgccgccgaacTTTCGTACCGGGCGCCAACCATCCCCGCCACCGTCCGCGAGCGGCGCGAATTGGATGAACGATCCGTTCGAATGCTACGAACCAATTCGGCGACCGAACCTGCAGGCAGCCGCAGGGTTACCGCTGCCACCATCACAATCGGTGCGATCGTTGGCCCACGCACATCCACCATACGAACCGTCGGCCGTTCGGCCGCGTAGCAGCCTCCGCACAACAACCATAACGCGTCGTCCCTCctcgcctggcctggcgggAGTCGGTGGATTGCCGTTCGACTTTCAGCCACCCGAGATGCTGTCGTCGGCGATGCGTGCTCGGCTGCAGCGGGCCCCCAATCCGAACGAATCGATGGGCATCTTCGCCAAGATGCCACCGGAAGAGCCCATAGAGCAGTACAAACCGGCCACATACGTGCCCAGCTCATCGTACCGGATGCACAcgcctgcttctgcttcgccaCCGCGCGCCGGCACCAACGAATACCGCATCATTGTCAGCAATCTTCACAGCACCGTGACACAGCAAGATATTCAG GAGCTCTTCGAAGATATCGGAGATCTGCAGGAATCGCGCCTGGTTCGCCCGGGAGTCGCCGAGGTTGTCTATCGTACACTGCGCGATGCCGAGCAGGCAGTCGATGCCTACCACAATCGCCAGCTAGACGGGCAACCGATGACCTGTCTGCTGGTTCACCCGCGCTCCTCGGGCAAACCGACCGCATCGGCCATGAAGTACAGCAG TGGCACAACACAGGCACTGGCGGTACCAATGGCTGGTCGCGCCGTTTCCACTATGTCGTCAGTGGCGACCATTTCGCCGAGCAAGAGCAacagcgccaccagcaacaataTCGGCGGCAGCTCCGctagtggcggcggcggtacgGGCAGCACCAGTAAACCAGATCGTGCCATGGAGATTGACATCGACGCACTGCACTCGGTCCTGTTCCGGCGCAACTACTAA